The Sinorhizobium fredii USDA 257 region GCGTTTCCTTGATCCGCTCCGCCAGGATGAGAGCACGGTTGTAGACGCGCTCAACCTCCGGGTGGCCATAGCCCTTCGCGGCGGTAAGCACTCGTCCCATGGTGATCAACAACGTCAGCTCAAGCTCGAGGCGCTCCGGATTCTCGGGCATCTGGGCGAGCAGGTCGAGTGCCTTGGCCAAATGGCCGACGGCCTCGGCATTCGCCGCCCGCTCGTTTGCATGCTCGGCGGCCCGGTGCCAGAACACGACGGCTTGCGGCAGCTCTCCTGCCTCCGTCAGATGATGGGCCATGAGCTCCGGCTGAGCGGACACGACATGTGGGGCGAGTTCTTCGAAGACCTGCGCAATGCGGCGATGTAGTTCCCGGCGGCGGCTCTTGAGGAGCGACTGATATGCGGTATCTCGCACGAGCGCGTGCTTGAAGCTGTAGATCGCTTTAGGGGGACTTCCGCGCCGAAAAATCAGCTCAGTAGCAACCAGTTGATCAAGCCTCCTCTGCAGCTCATGCTCATCGAGCACTGCTAATGCCGCAATCAGCTCATAGGAGAACTCGCGCCCAATGCAGGCGCCGATCTGGGCCACCACCTTGGCCCTGCCGAGGCGGTCGAGGCGGGCCATGAGTGAGTCGTGTAGCGTTACCGGGATCGCCAGCGGTGGCATATGTGCAGCCAGTCCAAACTGATCGCCGGCCACTCCTAGGAGACCAGATTCGAGCATGGTTTTGGTCAACTCCTCAAGGTACAGCGGTACGCCATCGGTGCTGGCCAGGATGTAATCGAGCACTCTGGCAGGCAGTGCCTTTCCGCCGGTCAGCCGTTCGACCAGCGATTGAGCGTGCACCCGGTCGAGACGATTCAGGACCACCTTTGTCACGTGCCGGTAACTACGCCAAGGCGGGACGAACTCGGGCCTGTGGGTAATGACCAGCAGCACCGGGAGCTGCCGGATGCGGTTCACGAACAAGCCGAACAGCTCAAAGCTACTCGCGTCCAGCCAGTGAGCGTCCTCAAGCACCAGGAGCACCGGCTGCTTCGCAGCCAGTCTGGTAAGCTGGGCGATGAGCACGTTGAAGGTTCGATTCTTACGCTGTTGGGGCGCAAGATCCAGTATTGGACAGCGGCCGGTGGCTGGAATTCCAAGAAGCTCAGCCAACAATGGGAGCGCTTCGCTCACCTCACCCATCTGTTCCGCGATCAGCGCCTGGAGTTTGGCGAGCTTCACGACCGATGAATCCTCGCGTTCAAATCCCGCTTCCTGTTCAAGCTGGGCAATCACCGGACGAAGCGCGCTGTTGACGTGGTATGGCGAGGAGAAGTAGCGGCGCAACCTGTGTGGTTCTCGAAAGAGACGCTCGCGAAGGGCTAAGGCGAGACGCGACTTGCCGATTCCGGCCTCACCCTCGAGCAGGACGACCTGACCTTCGTTGGTCTTGGCCTGAGTCCAGCGATCGACCATCAATGCGAGTTCCGGGTCACGGCCGACCAACGGCAGAATGGTCGCGTGACCGACCTCGAAGCGGTCGTCGCTACGCACTTCGCCGAGCACCCGAAACGCTTCAGCCGCCCCGGAAAAACCTTTGATCGGCCGCAGTCCGATGCTTTCGAGCTTGAACTGACCCCGCAGCAGTGCGCGCGTCGCTTCGGCAATGACCACTGTGCCGGATCCGGCCAACGCCTGTAGGCGGGCCGCCAGGTTCGGCGTTTCACCTACGACGCTGCATTCCTCGGCCTCGCCGGTGCCGATGATGTCACCCACCACGACCAGGCCAGTGGCGATTCCGATCCTAACAGCCAGGTGTTCGCCTGCCGCATCCAGCCGGTCGACGGCCTCAACGACCGCGAGGCCGGCCCTCACGGCCCGCTCGGCATCTTCCTCGTGAGCCTGCGGATAGCCGAAGTATACGAGGACGCCGTCGCCCATATACTTGGCAACAAAACCGTCGTACCGGCCGACGATCTCGGTGGCGCAAGCACGGTACGCAACGATCGACTGCCGTAGGTCTTCTGGATCGAGGCGGGCGGAGAGTGCTGTCGATCCAACGAGATCGCAGAACATCACCGTAAGCTGTCGCCGTTCCGCCTCGCTGTGGACCGGTGATACGGAGGGACGTCGTGCCGCCGTGGGCAGCGGCGACTGCTGAGCCAGGGTCGCGGCCGCCCTGAGAAAACGCTTGCGGTCACCAAGTGACAGTCCGAGTTCCTTGAGCTCGGCATCGGTGAGATCGTCAACGACATCGAGATCGATGCCGTTCTTCAAGAAAGTTTGGCGATACCGCTCAAGCCTGATGCTGGCGAGCCAGTCTCCGATGTCGGGCATGACCTAGCATCCTCTGACATGGTCGAATTCGGCTTGTTCTGAGGCGCTTTCCCACGAGTCGAGGATATACAGCTTACACCCGTGGCCCTGATCAGTCCTCGACAATTCAGTCCCACCAGCAGCAAGCGGTCGACCACCACCGCCTTTCGTGAAGGCTCGCCCGGGTTCACGATTAGCCCGCGTGAAGCTAAATTCCCGGAGCTGGAGGAAAGCATCGGAAATGCTGTGCCCGTCTGATCTGAGCCGATTGCCAGTTTATTGTAAGAACGCGGCCGTTTCAGTTACCTTGGGCACTTCATGACGAGAATTAGTTGCCACAATCGGTCTTGGCGTGTTCGATCGGCTGGCACCGACCGACAAGCGCCGCAAGTAGCATCGCATTTTTGCTGCCGTGAAATTCCCGGCGGGGAACTTTTCCGCCCCGGCTAGAAGTTGGCGAGCGGAGAGGAGCGCTATGCGTCCGACCGAGCGTGCCAAGCTGATTGAGTGGATTGCGGCTTTCGCTAGCCGGTCACGCAACAGGTCTGCTTTGCGCAGATACATCGGAAGTCCCGGACGCTAGAAGCGTATGACCGCTCAGGGTCGGCTTCGGCCTTCAGCGGGGCCAAAGAGCGGCGCTTCAATGAGAAGCGCCGCTCTTTGCGCTATTAGAATTCAACCTGTTCAGAGATAGCGAGCGCGTCGTCGACCTCGATTCCGAGGTATTGTACGGTGCTCTCCAGCTTATTGTGGCCGAGCAAGAGCTGGACGGCGCGCAAGTTGCCTGTCTTTTTGTAGATGTGTGCCGCCTTCGTCCGCCTCATTGAATGCGTGCCGTAGCGTTTGGGATCAAGTCCGATGCTCGACACCCATCGCTCGACAATCCGGGCATATTGCCGCGTCGACGGATGCGGCTTTGTGTGAACTCGACTTGGAAACAAATAATCCCGTTCACCTAGTCTGCGACTTGCGATCCAAGCAACGATGGCCTCCCTTGTCTGGTCGGTCGATTCGAATTGCACTGGTCGGCCGGTCTTCTTCTGAATGATAATCGCCCGGTCGCGAACCCTCCCGGAGATCGAAACGTCGCCAACTGAGATCGCGACGAGATCACAAGCTCGTAGTTTGCTGTCGATCGCGAGATTGAACAGCGCCAGGTCGCGCATCGCCCAACATCTGAAGGCGGGTTCGGATGGCCCAGACCTCCTTCGGCTTCAATGGGGGCTTCTGACCGATGATGCGGCCCGAGTTCCAGCTAGACATAGCCTTCCTCCCAACAGCCTCCCTCCACACCGCAGCGCTCACCTTCGAGCGGACGGATCGTACTTCCGGAAGCGATTTTTTAGGTGGGAGGCGGAAGTTCGTGCAAGCACCATCTACGTCGGCACTTGCGCCGACCGGAAAAGGTCGCGGCGTCTTATGCGCTCGTGCTCTGGCGAAGATGCGGGATCGCTGCGATCCGCCTCTTCAGATACGGTTCTGGGCGTCGTTAAAGCGCTCCACGAACCGGATAATGTCGTCGACCATCGGTGCGTCCCAAAGATCATTATGACCGAAGCCGTCGTAGATCAGCATTTGCTTGGGCTTGGGTGCGATTTCATATAGCGCCTCGCCCGAGGAAAGCGGAATGACAGGGTCACGTCGCCCGTGGATAAACAGCTTCGGTTGCCTGACCTTCGCTATTCTCAGATCGGAGCGGAACGGATCCTTTATAAGGAGTGCAACCGGGAAGTAGGGGTAGATCGACTGAGCGAGCGACAGCACCGACAGGTAGCCAGAAACGAGAATGCCGGCGATAGCCGGTCTTCGCCGCGCAATATCGACCGAGACGCCGCTTCCCAACGATTGGCCTAGAAGAATGATCTGGCTTTCAGATTCTGCGGCAAGCCAGTCGAATGCGGCAACTCCGTCGGTGAGTAGCCCGACCTCGCTCGGTGTCCCCGTCGACCCGGGATAGCCGCGATAAGAAATTGCGAGCAGGCCGATCCCCCGTGAGGCCAGCGCTTGGGCGAGAAAGCTATAGTTGTCGACCCGGTCAGCGTTGCCAAGAAAGAATAGCACGGCCGGCCTGCGGGGTTTGCCCCGGCTGTAGAGTCCGAAGAGCGTCTCTGCATCGGGCGTCCCAATATAGACAACGTCGCCCCAGCTTGCGTGCACCGGCGCCTGTCGCGCACCAGGGTAGAGGAGGGCTCTCTGGGAGAGGTAGGTCGCGCCGAGGAGGGACACATAGGCGATAATCGCCACAGTCAAGAACATCAGCAGGAGTTTTGCGGTGCTCACGACGCCATCCCCGGACGCCCAACCGAGTCCCTCAGCGCCAGAGTGATCGGCTTGCAGGGAGCCTCAACACCGCTTCGCTGCGGCCGCTAAACCTGTGGTGTCGCGGATCCCGGACTGGTAGGCATCGATCAGCTTCGCAGCAAGGACTTGAGCTTCCTCCGACTTCAGCGGCAGAGCCCGCAATTGCAGTTCGCTTCGGAAAATTCTCTCGATCATCTTGAGCTCGTCAGGCCCGATTGGGTCGAAGCTCCAAACTCGCTCGGATTTCATCAGCTTTTCCTCTGTGCCCGGCAACGCCGAAGGGTCGATGCTGGCGCAAAGTCTACGCCACTTCACCAATATGGCGAGTCATTAGAGCGCCTAGCGGATCAAGGGTCCGGAACCGTACGAACGAGGAGATCAGTCTGATGGGAAAAACAAAATTAGCCGACGGTGGCTCTGCTATTCCAATTACTCGGGGCGCAGATTGGCGGCGCGCAGCCGGCATGCTAATGTGCTATCCGTTTCGGTTATAGCGGAGCGGTCGGCGAGGCGCTGCGGTGGCCGGCTCCGCAGCCTAGGGGAGCGGCTATGGCAGTTCCTTCCCAAGCTTCGCTCAACAATCAGTTGCTGACCCTGCTCCCAGAGGCCGACTTTCGCCAGATCGCGCCCGATCTCGCCTCTTTCAATGTGGCGCGAGGGGCGTTGCTGGCAAGGGCTGGCGATCCCATCGAGCATGTCTACTATCTCACATCCGGCATAGGCTCGCTGGTCGCCTCCACGCCTGAAGGCAACAGAGCAGAGGCGGGCATCTTCGGGCGTGAAGGTTACATTCCGACCTCTGCCGCGATGGGTGTTGAGCTCAGCGTCCACGACGTCATCATGCAGATCCAGGGAGATGCTTACCGGATGGAGTTCACCGCATTCCGGAAGTGGATGGATCATAATCGGAACTTCGCCAGGGTCATGATCCGATGCATCGAGGCCTTCTCGATTCAGCTTACGTACACTGCCATTTCGAACGCCGTGCACGGGGTAGACGAGAGATTGGCGAGATGGCTGCTGATGTGTCATGACCGTGTATCAGGCGACGAAATTCCTCTGACGCATGAATTCATTTCGCTGATGCTCGCCGTTCGTCGTCCAAGCGTCACCACGGCGCTGCATGTTTTGGAAGGAAACGGCTTCATTCGCTCCGTCAGGGGGAACATCATCATCCGGAACAGACAGGCCCTCGAGGAGTTCGCCCGGGACGCTTATGGTAAGCCGGAAGCGGAATACCAGCGGCTTATGACAGGGCTTTTCTGATTCCGGAAGAAGGTCCCCAAGTCGCTCGCCAGCAGATGTCGTCGCGCTCACCCTCAGCGCTCAAAAAAAGCCCCTCGGAACATTTGCCGAGGGGCAGGCCATCAACGTGCAAGCCATTAGTGTGCGGTTTTGTAAAGTAGGGCACGAATCGAAATTGCTCCATCCTCGCTCGTCCTGCGTACGAAATCGGACCAAAGGCTCGCGCGGTGGAACGACACGTGCGCCTCCTGGTTGGATAGCAGGTTCATAGAAGGGAGGTCTCAATGAAGGAGATCCCCTGGCGCATAGCCCTTTCGGTAAGACTTCAAAACGGCATAGAGCGACGGTTCTGTGGCCCGTATGACGCCCTCGACTTCCTCGAACACGAGTGGCCGAACCACGGAAGACGTTACTACCAAGCAGTCAAAGATTGCCGTGCGGCGTTGTCGAGGCTTCAAACAGCCGAGGTGGCAAGGCTATCATTTATCGATGCCTGTATAGAGGCATCGATGCCATTTGCGGAGACCCGTGGCAGTCACACTCCGGCTCTACTTAAGGGCACGTCTGCGCGTCGGCGGTACTGACACGAAACTAGCGTGAATTCCCGACCGCACCCTCGAGCCTCTTTGAAGCTACGCAGACGATTTCACGCTCATTTGTATACGCATAGTCTGAATTCGAATTGGTTGTGTCCCGTCGAGTGGTGTAACTCGGCGGTAGCGAAGCCGCTCGGGAGCGCGCCCTCAACAGCGCTGTAGCGAGCGAGCGGCTAGCAGCGGTCATCGATGTTCCCCGGTAGGGTCGGGTTGCTCACACCAACCTGATTCGAAGGAAGCACCGATGACCGATGCCATGATGAACCTGCGCATGCTCGTGGAGAAGACCCCCGACGCCGATATTCTGCGCGAGATGATCGGCTTTGCCGCTGAACGGCTGATGGAGATGGAGGTGGGTGCCTCCACCGGCGCCGGCTATGGCGAGAAGAACCCGTTGCGCACGGCCCAGCGCAACGGATATCGCGACCGGGACTGGGAGACGCGAGCCGGCACCGTCGAGCTGCGCATCCCCAAGCTCAGGAAAGGCACCTACTTCCCTTCGTTCCTGGAGCCGCGGCGCATGGCTGAGAAGGCGCTGACGGCGGTGATCCAGGAGGCTTACATTCAGGGCATCTCGACCCGCTCGGTCGACGACCTGGTCAAGGCCATGGGCATGAGCGGCGTCTCCAAGAGCCAGGTCAGCCGGCTCTGCGAGGAGATCGACGGCAAGGTGAAGGCCTTTCTCGACCGGCCGATCGAGGGCGACTGGCCATATCTGTGGGTCGATGCCACCTACCTGAAGGTGCGCCGCGGCGGCCGCATCGTCTCCGTCGCTGTGATCATCGCCGTCGGCGTCAACACGGACGGCCGGCGCGAGGTGCTGGGCATGGAGGTCGGCACATCGGAAGCCGAGCCGATCTGGACAGAGTTCCTGCGCAAGCTAACTCGGCGTGGCCTGCGCGGCGTCAGGCTCGTCGTTTCCGATGCCCACGAAGGCATCAAGGCGGCGGTTTCCAAAGTTCTGTGCGCCACCTGGCAGCGCTGCAGGGTTCATTTCGCTCGCAACGTGCTGGCGCATGCCGGAAAGAGTGGCCGTCGTGTCGTGTCGGCCTTCATTGCCACCGCCTTCGCCCAGGAGACGGCAGAGGCGGCAAGCCTGCAATGGCGCGCCGTCGCCGACCAGATCCGCCCGAAAGTGCCGAAGCTCGCCGCCATCATGGACGAGGCCGAGCACGACGTCCTCGCCTACATGAGCTTCCCCAAGGAGCACCGCGTCAAGCTACACTCGATCAATCCGATCGAGCGACTCAATGGCGAGATCAAGCGGCGCACCGAGGTCGTTGGCATCTTTCCCAACGACGATGCCATCGTCCGCCTCGTCGGCGCATTGCTGCTTGAACAAAATGACGAGTGGGCCGTGCAGCGGGCTCGCTACATGACACTGGAAACTATTAGCCAGATGAGTGATGATCCGCTCATCAGCCTGCCGGCAGTGGCACGCTGATCAGTCCGGCCTACGCCGGAGAGCACGGCGACCAAAGCCGTCAGTTACACCACTCCAGTGGGCACGATCGAAAAACGCTGCACATTGTTCCTGAAATTGCCCTTAGCCTGCAGACCCGACCGATCTATCAGACGAGGTTGATCGAAACGTCGATGTTGCCGCGCGTCGCCTTGGAGTAGGGGCAGATGCCGTGCGCCGCATCGACCAGTTCACGTGCCAGTTCGCGATCGACGCCCGGCACGCTGACATTGAGGCGCGCCCGCAGGAAGTAGGAGCCGTCGCCGACGTTCAGATCGATCTCGGTATCGATCTCCGCATCGGCGGGGAGCTTGATCTTTCTCTGCGAGGCGGCGACCCCGACGGCTGCGATGAAACAGGCCGACCAGGCGGCGCCGAACAGCTGCTCGGCGGCCGGGTGCGGCTGCGCCAGCCTGAGGTCGAGCTGTCCGTCGCTGCTCCGCGTGCCGCCGTTACGGCCGCCGGTGTTGTGAGTCTTGCCGGTGAAAAGAAGCTTCTCGGTCATGCTGAAATCCTTTCTTGTTCGTTCCATTCGTTCCGATTTAATCGGATGCGAGCTAAGTAGCCGACGTAAGAGCCCATGTCAAGCGGATACGATTTAATCGGATGCGAGTATCCCTAACACTGTCCGCCATCGCCATTGCCGTCATACCGATGGTTCTTGTCGTGCCCGGCAACGCCCACCAGGCCGGCAGCGGCTGGACCTATCCTCCAGCCTGTTGCAAGGACAAGGATCTCGGAGGAGACTGCGCCGCCATACCCAGCTCAGATGTAAGAAAAGGCACCCGCGGCTTCTCCGTCACCCTGCTTCCAGGGGACCATCACCTCGCCACGAGAAGCCACCGGTTCTTTCATCCCCTATGGTGACGAGATTCCGTCCGGGGACGGCAACTATCACATCTGCCTTCATCCGACCGAGGACAACCTAAACTGCTTTTTCGCGCCGCCTGATAATGTGTGACGTGATGGGAGACGCATGATTTGCGAACCGGTGTGGTTGAAATTAAATCTGTGTTCAATTTTTAGAGATATTCGTGCGAGGCATTGTTGATTTCACATGAGTTGATATTGATGAGCGTATTTCAAAACAAAGCTGTTCGCCTGATGGCTGCCTGTGAAGCGGGGTCTTTGAATGATCTGGCAGAGCGCCGGAGGAAACTCTTGCTTTCGGCACTGGAACTCTACCGAGCGATAGGGGGATCGTTCGAGCAGCTCGAGGCGGTGATAATGCGCGATGAAGCGGAAATTCCCCGGCGCGTTGACGTGGTTCTCGGCGATCTGATGAGCGAATTGGCGGCTATTGGCTACGTCTATGACCTGGACATCATGCAGGCCGCGCACAACACGCTTGACAGCAGACGCCAAGAGGCGGCTGATCTCGCAGGCTGACCGCCCTCCAGTGCCGCGCTCATTGTGAACGCATGAGAACATCACCGTTCGGTAGACGGCAAGCAGGCTTCAAGATCAAGGGAACTAAGCGGCTATAGAACAGCATTTGACGGTGGACTTCATCAATTCTTAAATCGCCCAGTTTTACTCTGAGTTGTCTGATCGGGGCATCTAGCGCCAATATAACCGCATGAACGCGGGTCGGACACGACACTTCCTGCCGCCGTAAAATCCTATGCGAGGTCCTGGCCTCACGCCTACCCGTTCGACGTCGTCATGGGCGCCATTGCCTGCGACGTTCCTTTGAAAGGCGCTGCATGATGGCAATTGTGAATTCCTCTTCCAAACAACTTGCGCTGCAGAATCGCAAGGAACTTTTCTACAATGTATTTGCAACCTTGAACCGGCTGGAGATCGACGCATCTCCGGTGAACTACGAGCTCCTGTACGAGATCGTCAGCGGCAATAATCCGGAACTTCGTGAGAAATTCGCGCGGCTAAACAAGCCGATTTCCGAAGAGGAACTCGAGACGCTGGCACGAACCTATCTGCCGCATCACTTCGGGAAATCAATCCATGACCAGTCCGCAAATCGCCTGCAGAGCGAATTGACGACGTTGAAGGAGTCGCTGCTGTCGGGCCAGAACTCGCTATCCACCTACACCAGCATGCTTGGCCAGGCGACCGGCAAGATCTCCGCGGTCGATCCGCGCGACATGAATACAATACGGTCGGAGCTTCAGGCGATCCGGCAGTTGACGGAAGTGCAGCACTCGGCGAACACGCAGATCCTCGAGCGCGTATCGAACCAGATATCGGCCGTCGCGGAAATCACGAGCGATGTGGATGAGTTCGAGCGGACAAAGTTCACGCATCTCGTCACCAGTCTCGCCAACCGGCGTGGCTTCAACAAGAAGCTGGCCGAACTCTATGGTGGCCAACACTATCCCGACGGGGTGTCACTTCTTCTCTGCAATCTTCTGGTCCTCGAGCCCTTCGACGCCAAGGAACTCATCAAGGTAAAGGAAGCCATTTTGGAGCGCTTAGGATTCGCTGTGTCGCGCGCAGTCCAGGCCACCGACTTTGCCGCCTGGCTCGAGCGGCCACAGATTGGCATCCTCGTCTGGATGACCGCAGAGGCGGAAATCCAGAAAATGGCGGACCACCTTCGCAAGAGCTGCCTTGCGGCATTCGACAGCCGCCAAGCGAAGATGCCAGCCGTCGTCGCCCGGTTCGGCTGCAGCACCACCTATGACGCGAACACGGCCTCGGAACTGGTCGGCCACGCGGAAAAGGCCCTGCAGACCGCCACAGACGCGGCAAGCGACAAGGTTGCGTTCTTTTCTGCCGGCGGCGCCCGCAAAGATTGGATGCTCTACCGCGGATGACCGACAGGACGGGGCCTTCCTGCATTATAGTAAAATCATGTCGAATTGCAGTTCGGCCAAGCGAATAGGTGAGTAGGCGCGAACATGTCTGCGAACTCAGGAACCTAGGTTCGGATCGGGCCTAATGTAACGATGTGTTGCTTTGGATAAAGTGCAATAACGATGAATCGGTAGCTGCACGGCGATAAGGTGCAAGAACTATATAATTGATTTATGTTGGTTAGAGTAATCTCAAGGATTATTCGTTGATTGACGATTTTAACATAGAATATAAGACTACCAAAATAAATCAGCGAGGAAGCTATGCCGTACAAAGACAGCGTTCAGCGTGTTTCTCCGAGAAACGCGACTCAGATAACCGGGAACGTCAGTTGCAAGACAGGATCGAGCAACGGGATCGTCAAGGATCTTTCTGAAGAGGGGATCTGCTTTCAGCTCTTTTTCGACATCGGCGCCCGCACCGGACAGGAGGTCACGATCCGCAGCGCAGAGCTCGGCCTTCTGACCGGCATTGTCCGGTGGAACAGGGGAGACCGCATAGGTATCAAGCTCAAGCTCTCATCCAACACAGCGGCGCAGATCGCGTCATACTATAAGTTCTTCAAAGGCTGACGAGGATACAGGCCCGTTTCTCGACTAGCCGATCGGCTGCTTCGATCGGGCTCCATTATCGGGCCGCCCAGTTGGCGCCGCGGCGGAAGAGCGTCCTCATTTGCGGGACATCGAACTCCTTTGCCTGGTGGCCAAGCGAGGAATAAAAGACGCGGCCACGACCATGCTTCCGCTTCCAGGCGACGGGCATGACAACGCCATCGATCCAGTAGGAGTGATCGCCCGTGAACTTCGTCGTTGCCAGCACCTCGTTCGATGGGTCGACATGCATGTAGTATTGCTCTGACCTATAGGGAAAGTCGGTGATCCCTTCCATCACCGGATCGTCCGGCCGCGTGATGTTGACCGTGTAGTCGATGATGTTGCCGGGATGGGCGACCCATTGGCCACCGATGATGAACTGATATTCGACGCATTCGCGGAAGCTGTCGCCTGCACCGCCATGGTAGCCGGCAAGGCCGACGCCGTTCTCGATTGCGGCCGCCAGATTCTGGATCTCCTCCTTCTCAATCTTCGACATGGTGACGATCGGCACGACGAGGCTCAAATCATGCACGGATGGATCGGCGAAGGCTTCGCTGCCGTGCTCGACATGGACCTTGAAGCCGTCCTCCTCGAGCATGTCCTTGATGATGGCCGCGCATTGCTGCGGCTCGTGGTCGCTCCAGCCGCCCCAGACGATCAGTGCTTCACGCATGGTCTTCCCCTCAGTCCCAGTTGCCCACCCGCAGATCGGTGGCTCTGACAGAGGGCCGGACGCCCGGCCCTGGATCAGAGTTTTAGCGCCGCCGTGTATGTCTTGGCGGTGTCCGTCACATGGATCCGCATCAGCCGCTCGAATTCCTCGAAGGCCCCCTTTTCAAAAAGCTCGACGAAAGCGCGGTGCTCCTTGAAGGAGCGGGGTGTCTGCACGTCGATCGGGGCGCTGTAGTTGGTCCTGAGGGCCGCGACGCGCCCAGCCACCAAACGGTAGGATTCCTGGACGTAGCGATTTCCGCAGTGATTGACGAAAGTGTCATGAAAGGCCGTATCGGCGCGACCATAGGCGACCTTGTCCTTCGCTCCTACGGCCTTCTCCATCTCGCCGATCACCGTTTCGAGTGCGGCGAGCGTGCCGGACCGGTCGTTCCGGTAGGCCAGCCTGGCAGCCTGCGGCTCCAGAATGGCGCGGAACTCGCACAGCATGGCGATGTCGTCGGCGTCCGGGCTGAAGACGAAGCTGCCGACCTGCGGGCGGATCACAACGAGCCCCTGCAACTGGAGCTGGTTCAGGGCTTCCCGAACGGGCGTTCGGCTAATTCCGAAGGATTGCGCCAGCATCTCCTCGGCGATGACGGCGCCAGGCGGAAACTCGCCCTCGATGATCGCCTGTCGCAGGCGCGACGCCACCTTCTGGGCCAGAGATTGTGACGGCTCGAGCTTCAATGACGGCATGGCAGGATCCATTTACAGGCGATTGCCGCCGCTAGAGAGATCCGATCCGGGTCGGCCCGGCTTGCGGCGGCACGCCAGAGATATATACACGGCACCGGATGGCGACAAGCCGTACCGGCGCCGTGCGGATTGGCTTCCGGAAGGGGGTCATTCTCCCCGGATGCGCTTGAGCTCGCCGAAAACGAGGTCGAGCGTTTCGGGTCCGATCGATGCCGCATGGCGCTCGGAGATCACCTTGAGTTTGTCGCGTAGCCGCTCCATCTCCTCGGGCGTGATCTCGTTGACCTCCATTCCCTGGTCCTTGAGGTTCGCCAAGCTGACCTCGGACTTCTCCCGGTTGACCTTGCGCTGTTCCTTCTGGCCGACCAGGGCGCATTCCTTGAGGACGGTTTGCTCCTCCGGCGAGAGCCCGTCCCACACCTTCTTGGAGAACAGCACCAGTGTCGGGCTGTAGGCGTGTT contains the following coding sequences:
- a CDS encoding GntR family transcriptional regulator; the protein is MPSLKLEPSQSLAQKVASRLRQAIIEGEFPPGAVIAEEMLAQSFGISRTPVREALNQLQLQGLVVIRPQVGSFVFSPDADDIAMLCEFRAILEPQAARLAYRNDRSGTLAALETVIGEMEKAVGAKDKVAYGRADTAFHDTFVNHCGNRYVQESYRLVAGRVAALRTNYSAPIDVQTPRSFKEHRAFVELFEKGAFEEFERLMRIHVTDTAKTYTAALKL
- a CDS encoding diguanylate cyclase domain-containing protein gives rise to the protein MAIVNSSSKQLALQNRKELFYNVFATLNRLEIDASPVNYELLYEIVSGNNPELREKFARLNKPISEEELETLARTYLPHHFGKSIHDQSANRLQSELTTLKESLLSGQNSLSTYTSMLGQATGKISAVDPRDMNTIRSELQAIRQLTEVQHSANTQILERVSNQISAVAEITSDVDEFERTKFTHLVTSLANRRGFNKKLAELYGGQHYPDGVSLLLCNLLVLEPFDAKELIKVKEAILERLGFAVSRAVQATDFAAWLERPQIGILVWMTAEAEIQKMADHLRKSCLAAFDSRQAKMPAVVARFGCSTTYDANTASELVGHAEKALQTATDAASDKVAFFSAGGARKDWMLYRG
- a CDS encoding ThuA domain-containing protein encodes the protein MREALIVWGGWSDHEPQQCAAIIKDMLEEDGFKVHVEHGSEAFADPSVHDLSLVVPIVTMSKIEKEEIQNLAAAIENGVGLAGYHGGAGDSFRECVEYQFIIGGQWVAHPGNIIDYTVNITRPDDPVMEGITDFPYRSEQYYMHVDPSNEVLATTKFTGDHSYWIDGVVMPVAWKRKHGRGRVFYSSLGHQAKEFDVPQMRTLFRRGANWAAR
- a CDS encoding PilZ domain-containing protein, producing MPYKDSVQRVSPRNATQITGNVSCKTGSSNGIVKDLSEEGICFQLFFDIGARTGQEVTIRSAELGLLTGIVRWNRGDRIGIKLKLSSNTAAQIASYYKFFKG